One Deltaproteobacteria bacterium genomic window carries:
- a CDS encoding type II toxin-antitoxin system RelE/ParE family toxin, producing MSARYRFTKSARQDLLEIADYISDDDPAAAERVVDQIVEAIERLCQFPAMGHVDIKLAGPRHRLWPVSRYLLIYRPDTDPLQIVRIWDPARGKPRLR from the coding sequence ATGAGCGCGCGCTACCGCTTCACCAAGAGTGCTCGCCAGGACCTGCTCGAAATCGCCGATTACATCTCGGACGACGACCCCGCTGCGGCGGAGCGAGTTGTCGACCAGATCGTCGAGGCCATCGAACGGCTCTGCCAGTTCCCGGCGATGGGGCACGTGGATATCAAACTCGCCGGGCCACGACACCGACTCTGGCCGGTCAGCCGCTATCTGCTGATCTACCGCCCCGACACCGACCCCTTGCAGATCGTTCGCATCTGGGACCCCGCCCGCGGGAAGCCGAGGCTGCGCTGA
- a CDS encoding type II toxin-antitoxin system ParD family antitoxin, with protein MAINVSRDLEAEVEARVRRGEYNSAEELLRDALRLVDERDRLRVAIEQGAAEADRDELLDGAGVVAEVRARIRERRAGGA; from the coding sequence ATGGCTATCAACGTGAGTCGCGATCTCGAAGCCGAGGTTGAAGCACGTGTCCGACGTGGCGAATACAACTCCGCCGAAGAGCTCCTCCGCGACGCGCTCCGGCTCGTCGATGAGCGCGACCGGTTGCGCGTTGCCATCGAGCAGGGCGCAGCCGAGGCTGACCGCGACGAGCTGCTCGACGGCGCCGGCGTGGTGGCCGAGGTGCGTGCGCGCATCCGCGAGCGACGTGCCGGCGGCGCATGA
- a CDS encoding NADH-quinone oxidoreductase subunit D, whose protein sequence is MSLTGFEVEVERAPGTGLATEEMTLNMGPQHPSTHGVLRFVVKADGEVMIQAIPDVGYLHRSIEKISEKVGYHGFMPYTDRVDYVAAMFCNQGWGMVCEKLGGIEVPKRGEYCRVIAAEFNRIASHLLSVGTMVLDIGAATPFFHAFREREKINDLLEELCGARLTYNYMRIGGVAWDLPPEFAEKCLHFLAGLEPMMAEYNDLITVNKLYLERCADVAVISAAEAINYNLVGPNLRASGVKYDVRRDLPYSVYPELEFDVPIGRGEEGTTGDSFDRYICRIREIQESIKILRQCFKQIPDGPVIAKVPRKFKPPAGDAYVRVESARGDMGWYAVSDGTEFPYRCKIRTGSFAAMAIIDNVSRGLMLADLVTVIASLDIVAPEVDR, encoded by the coding sequence ATGAGCCTCACAGGCTTCGAAGTCGAGGTTGAACGGGCACCGGGAACGGGCCTGGCGACCGAAGAGATGACCCTCAACATGGGTCCGCAGCACCCGAGCACCCACGGGGTGCTGCGTTTCGTGGTCAAGGCCGACGGCGAGGTGATGATCCAGGCGATCCCCGACGTCGGCTACCTGCACCGCTCGATCGAGAAAATCTCCGAGAAGGTCGGCTACCACGGCTTCATGCCGTACACCGATCGCGTCGACTATGTGGCCGCGATGTTCTGCAACCAAGGCTGGGGCATGGTGTGCGAGAAGCTCGGCGGCATCGAAGTCCCCAAACGCGGCGAGTACTGCCGCGTGATCGCGGCTGAGTTCAACCGCATCGCCAGTCATTTGCTGTCGGTCGGCACGATGGTGCTCGACATCGGCGCCGCCACGCCGTTCTTTCATGCTTTCCGCGAGCGCGAGAAGATCAACGATCTGCTTGAAGAGCTGTGCGGCGCACGCTTGACCTACAACTACATGCGCATCGGCGGCGTGGCGTGGGATCTGCCGCCGGAGTTCGCTGAGAAGTGCCTCCACTTCCTCGCGGGTCTTGAGCCGATGATGGCCGAGTACAACGACCTGATCACGGTGAATAAGCTCTACCTCGAGCGCTGCGCCGACGTCGCGGTGATCTCGGCCGCCGAGGCGATCAACTACAACTTGGTTGGCCCCAATCTGCGCGCGTCAGGGGTCAAGTACGACGTGCGGCGCGATCTGCCGTACTCGGTGTATCCGGAGCTGGAGTTCGACGTGCCGATCGGACGCGGTGAAGAAGGCACGACTGGCGATTCGTTTGATCGCTACATCTGCCGCATCCGTGAGATCCAAGAGAGCATCAAGATCCTGCGGCAGTGCTTCAAGCAGATTCCCGACGGTCCGGTGATCGCCAAGGTGCCGCGCAAGTTCAAGCCACCCGCCGGCGACGCCTACGTTCGCGTCGAAAGCGCCCGCGGCGACATGGGGTGGTACGCCGTGAGCGACGGCACCGAGTTCCCCTACCGCTGTAAGATTCGCACTGGCTCGTTCGCGGCGATGGCCATCATTGATAACGTGAGCCGCGGCTTGATGCTGGCCGACCTCGTCACCGTGATCGCCAGTCTCGACATCGTGGCGCCCGAGGTGGACCGGTAA
- a CDS encoding PAS domain S-box protein, with protein MTLQYIPVILPLLLSAAISSGLGVYAWRHRHGRESVPAFAFLCFSAALWGLGDALGFSNAEPHWQYFWQLFRTPGVTGAPLAWLVFAAQYTGFGERLTRRTILLLSVVPLFSTLLTWTNQWHHLIWAGVRQSDWDGARVLLFDHGRVWHSLLFYTYAELLGGAVLIVGSLVRSPARYRGQGWALLVAVASPVIVSVPYALSPSPLDPTPIAMTMSGAAFAWAIFRHGFLDVIPAARHTIIENMSDAMVVLDQSHRLVDLNPAARRLLGRERTAAIGLPVAEVVPAWAQLLGADDAELREAEVALDGRDYELRISPVRNNDGAVTGRVVLLHDITEQKQTRETLHRNEETIRAILENIEDGYFEMDLAGIFTNMTDVTARLGGLASREEGIGGSIAAITDAESAERLRGIFARVRETGEAARDIEYAITARDGVRRWLEASATLMRDASGTPIGFRGIVRDSTERKRAAEALEEAKRIAEEASRAKGAFLATVSHELRTPLTSVVGFAKLIKKRLVEVMLPALAGADAKVERASRQVSENVDIIVMEGERLTTLINDVLDLAKIESGKVEWHMQPVAVGEIIQRAIAATTSLSGAKGLDVRTQIDDLPIVVGDPDRLIQVVINLLSNAIKFTATGSITCRAHRLDGAIQVRVTDTGTGIAPEDQPKVFEQFVQVGDTLTGKPTGTGLGLPICKQIIEHHGGRIWVESEIGKGSTFAFTLPIEARNG; from the coding sequence ATGACCCTCCAGTACATCCCGGTGATCCTGCCGCTGCTACTGAGCGCTGCCATATCGAGTGGGCTCGGGGTCTATGCCTGGCGGCATCGCCACGGACGCGAGAGTGTGCCGGCCTTCGCGTTCCTATGTTTCTCTGCGGCGCTTTGGGGATTGGGCGACGCGCTGGGCTTTTCGAACGCCGAGCCACATTGGCAGTACTTCTGGCAACTGTTTCGAACTCCGGGTGTTACAGGGGCACCGCTCGCCTGGCTTGTGTTCGCCGCCCAGTACACAGGTTTTGGTGAGCGGTTGACTCGCCGCACGATCCTGCTGCTGTCCGTGGTGCCGCTTTTCAGTACTCTGCTCACCTGGACGAACCAATGGCACCACCTGATCTGGGCAGGAGTGCGCCAATCGGATTGGGATGGGGCGAGAGTCCTGCTCTTCGACCATGGCCGTGTATGGCACTCGCTGCTTTTCTATACGTATGCAGAGCTCCTCGGCGGTGCGGTACTCATTGTCGGCTCGTTGGTGCGGTCGCCGGCGCGGTATCGCGGCCAAGGGTGGGCACTCCTCGTAGCGGTCGCCAGCCCGGTGATCGTGAGTGTTCCCTACGCCCTGAGCCCATCCCCGCTTGATCCAACTCCCATCGCGATGACCATGAGCGGTGCCGCGTTTGCGTGGGCGATCTTCCGCCATGGCTTCCTCGACGTGATCCCGGCGGCGCGCCACACGATCATCGAGAACATGAGCGATGCGATGGTGGTGCTCGACCAGAGCCACCGCCTCGTCGATCTCAATCCCGCCGCGCGGCGGCTGCTCGGGCGTGAGCGCACCGCCGCGATCGGCCTGCCCGTTGCCGAGGTCGTGCCGGCGTGGGCGCAGTTGCTGGGCGCAGACGACGCGGAGTTGCGCGAAGCCGAGGTCGCACTCGATGGCCGGGACTACGAGCTGCGCATCTCGCCGGTGCGCAACAATGACGGCGCCGTGACCGGCCGCGTCGTCCTGCTGCACGACATCACCGAGCAGAAGCAGACGCGCGAGACCCTACACCGCAACGAGGAGACCATCCGCGCCATCTTGGAGAACATCGAGGACGGTTACTTCGAGATGGATCTGGCCGGGATCTTCACCAACATGACCGATGTGACGGCGCGCCTCGGCGGCCTCGCCAGTCGCGAAGAGGGCATCGGCGGCAGCATCGCCGCCATCACCGATGCCGAGAGCGCCGAACGGCTGCGCGGTATTTTCGCGCGCGTGCGCGAGACCGGCGAAGCGGCGCGCGATATCGAGTACGCGATCACCGCGCGCGACGGCGTGCGGCGCTGGCTGGAAGCGTCGGCGACGTTGATGCGCGACGCGAGCGGCACGCCGATCGGCTTCCGCGGCATCGTGCGCGACTCGACCGAGCGCAAACGCGCCGCCGAAGCGTTGGAAGAAGCGAAGCGCATCGCCGAGGAAGCGAGCCGCGCCAAGGGCGCCTTCCTCGCGACCGTGAGCCACGAACTGCGCACGCCGCTCACCTCGGTGGTCGGTTTCGCCAAGCTGATCAAGAAGCGGCTTGTTGAAGTGATGCTGCCGGCGCTGGCGGGCGCCGATGCGAAGGTCGAGCGCGCCTCGCGGCAAGTGAGCGAGAACGTCGATATCATCGTGATGGAGGGCGAGCGCCTGACGACGCTGATCAACGACGTGCTCGACTTGGCCAAGATCGAGTCGGGCAAGGTCGAATGGCACATGCAGCCGGTGGCAGTAGGGGAGATCATTCAACGCGCCATCGCGGCGACGACGTCACTCAGCGGCGCCAAAGGTCTCGATGTGCGTACGCAGATCGACGACCTACCGATCGTCGTCGGCGATCCCGATCGACTGATCCAGGTCGTCATCAATTTGTTGTCCAATGCGATCAAGTTTACGGCGACCGGGTCCATCACCTGCCGAGCGCATCGCCTCGACGGTGCGATCCAGGTCAGGGTCACCGATACCGGCACGGGCATCGCACCGGAGGATCAGCCGAAGGTGTTCGAGCAATTCGTCCAGGTCGGCGACACGTTGACCGGCAAGCCCACCGGCACCGGCCTCGGCCTGCCGATTTGCAAGCAGATCATCGAGCACCATGGCGGGCGCATCTGGGTGGAGAGCGAGATCGGGAAGGGCAGTACGTTTGCGTTCACACTTCCCATTGAGGCGAGGAACGGATGA
- a CDS encoding NADH-quinone oxidoreductase subunit A, with the protein MLFHFANVLVFFGLAVVFVGGMLALSSLLRPFNPEPMKLTTYECGEPPTGSAWINFNIRFYLVALIFVIFDVEIAFIYPVTVVYRDWVLKGNGLFALAEILVFLGILFVGLVYVWVKGDLEWIKRIPAQAEKPSSDADSLRAAA; encoded by the coding sequence ATGTTGTTTCACTTCGCCAACGTGTTGGTCTTCTTCGGCCTCGCGGTCGTGTTCGTGGGCGGCATGTTGGCGCTCAGCAGCTTGTTGCGGCCGTTCAATCCGGAGCCGATGAAACTCACCACCTACGAGTGCGGTGAGCCGCCGACCGGCAGTGCGTGGATCAATTTCAACATCCGCTTCTACTTGGTGGCGTTGATCTTCGTCATCTTCGACGTGGAAATTGCGTTCATCTATCCGGTGACGGTCGTGTACCGCGACTGGGTGCTCAAGGGGAACGGGCTGTTCGCGCTGGCGGAGATCTTGGTCTTCCTCGGCATCCTGTTCGTCGGGTTGGTCTACGTCTGGGTGAAGGGCGACCTCGAGTGGATCAAGCGCATACCCGCGCAGGCTGAGAAGCCGTCGAGTGACGCCGACTCCCTGCGTGCCGCAGCGTGA
- a CDS encoding sulfotransferase family protein: protein MMMQMLAGGGVPLLVDDERVANVDNPHGYYEYGPVKRIKEDTSWLYLARGKAVKVVSPLLRYLPPVHHYSVVFMQRDLAEVMASQRAMLHRRGETTSDDAAATMVAFEHHLAEVHQWLAAQPNIGVRYVNYRAAVDQPGEVVRLLDGLLPDGLSLAAMANAIDP from the coding sequence ATGATGATGCAAATGCTCGCCGGCGGCGGCGTGCCGCTGCTCGTGGATGACGAGCGAGTCGCCAACGTCGACAATCCGCACGGGTACTACGAATACGGACCGGTGAAGCGGATCAAAGAAGACACCTCCTGGTTGTACCTCGCGCGCGGCAAAGCGGTGAAAGTCGTCTCGCCACTGCTGCGCTACCTGCCGCCCGTGCATCATTACTCGGTGGTGTTCATGCAGCGCGACCTCGCCGAAGTCATGGCGTCGCAGCGCGCGATGCTGCACCGGCGTGGCGAGACCACCAGCGACGATGCTGCCGCGACGATGGTGGCGTTCGAACATCACCTCGCAGAGGTTCACCAGTGGCTAGCGGCGCAGCCCAACATCGGTGTGCGGTATGTGAACTACCGAGCCGCCGTCGATCAGCCCGGCGAGGTGGTGCGGCTGCTCGACGGGTTGCTTCCCGACGGTCTCAGCCTGGCGGCCATGGCCAATGCAATCGACCCGTGA
- a CDS encoding NADH-quinone oxidoreductase subunit C has translation MDAAAIHQRLKARFGDQVGDCDLQGHDPAIRVVPAAIADVSRFLRDESDLRFDSLSNETGVDYKARNAIEVVYHLYSYKHRHAIVLKVDAVRDNPLVPTVEHVWKAANWLEREIYDLLGVTFEGHTDLRRLLMPEDWVGYPLRKDFVEPEMYHGISTRRESLLK, from the coding sequence ATGGACGCCGCGGCGATTCATCAGCGCCTCAAAGCCCGCTTTGGGGACCAGGTGGGCGACTGCGATCTGCAGGGGCACGACCCGGCGATCCGCGTTGTGCCCGCCGCGATTGCGGATGTCAGCCGTTTTCTGCGTGACGAGTCGGATCTGCGTTTCGACTCGCTGTCGAATGAAACCGGCGTCGACTACAAGGCCCGCAACGCCATCGAGGTCGTCTATCATTTGTATTCGTACAAACACCGGCATGCGATCGTGTTGAAGGTGGACGCCGTGCGCGACAACCCCCTGGTACCGACGGTCGAACATGTATGGAAGGCGGCGAACTGGCTGGAACGCGAGATCTACGACTTGCTGGGCGTGACGTTCGAGGGCCACACCGATCTGCGCCGGCTGTTGATGCCGGAAGACTGGGTCGGGTATCCGTTGCGAAAGGATTTCGTCGAGCCGGAGATGTATCACGGGATCAGTACGCGCCGAGAGAGTTTGCTGAAGTAG
- a CDS encoding PAS domain S-box protein, giving the protein MVVQYTPLILPLLLAAGVTGALGVYAWRHRRGRGGVVPFALLMFGTTWWTICGTLQWASANLAAQYLWLQCSWLAIPAVPVVWLTFAVDYTRRRRLDRRTIALLCVIPAISTVLALTNDWHHLLWRSVESAGGGSSVFRLSALHGPWYVYHLAYSYLLMLVGTVLILSALVRSPERYRGQATGLIVAVVAPWAMNVVFQTGLVSTGNIDPTPFAFTITGAAMAWSIFRYRLLNIVPLAHDAVVRSLRDPVIVLDARQHVADINPSAARLLGRTVDEVVDELGKTVLFEWPDVVAQLTGGTDGETEVSLPSDGSSRPYTLRLSTLLDRSGRPSGRLLHLQDIEKHKQTEAALHETEESFYAIVESMRADAYFESNRAGIIGYANRAFCDAIGYPKAEVVGAHFAKFIAPESAEALAQYFRSAYHGNATQQPHEYQFRRRDGSLGVGEVTISLVQVKDGHPVGARGIVRDVTQRKRAEEALQRAKDAAEEASQAKSTFLTNVSHELRTPLTSVLGFAKVIQKRFAEQITPNVNVQDPKTERAVRQVTENLAVVVTEGERLTRLINDVLDLSKIESGQVEWQRQSVVVAELIERARAAIVPASEQKGVRLTIDIEPALPSLVGDPERLTQALVNLLSNAVKFTAPGGSITCTARRASDEIVLSVSDTGIGIAPADCAKVFEHFVQVGDTLTDKPTGTGLGLPICKQIIEHHGGRIWVESAIGKGSTFAFTLPINGAAKGGGR; this is encoded by the coding sequence ATGGTGGTTCAGTACACGCCCTTGATCCTTCCGCTGCTGCTTGCCGCTGGGGTTACCGGTGCGCTCGGCGTCTATGCCTGGCGACATCGTCGTGGCCGCGGTGGGGTCGTGCCCTTCGCGTTGCTGATGTTCGGCACGACCTGGTGGACGATCTGCGGTACCTTGCAGTGGGCGAGCGCGAACCTGGCGGCACAGTACCTGTGGCTGCAGTGCTCGTGGCTCGCAATCCCCGCAGTGCCGGTGGTGTGGCTGACGTTCGCGGTTGACTACACACGCCGTCGCCGGCTGGATCGGCGCACCATCGCGCTCCTGTGTGTGATCCCGGCGATCTCGACGGTGCTAGCCTTGACGAACGACTGGCACCATTTGCTATGGCGCAGCGTGGAGTCAGCGGGCGGCGGGAGCTCTGTGTTTAGGCTCAGCGCACTGCACGGCCCGTGGTACGTCTATCACCTGGCGTATTCCTATCTCTTGATGCTCGTCGGTACCGTGCTGATCCTGTCGGCGCTGGTACGCTCGCCCGAGCGCTACCGCGGACAGGCCACGGGGTTGATCGTAGCGGTGGTGGCGCCCTGGGCGATGAACGTGGTCTTCCAGACGGGCCTCGTCTCCACCGGGAACATAGACCCGACACCCTTCGCCTTCACAATCACCGGGGCGGCGATGGCGTGGAGCATCTTTCGCTACCGCCTGTTGAACATCGTGCCGCTGGCACACGACGCCGTGGTTCGCAGCTTGCGCGATCCGGTGATCGTCCTCGACGCACGCCAGCACGTCGCCGACATCAACCCATCGGCGGCGCGTTTGCTCGGACGCACTGTGGACGAAGTCGTCGACGAGCTCGGCAAGACCGTCCTCTTTGAGTGGCCGGACGTCGTCGCCCAACTCACCGGCGGCACCGATGGGGAAACCGAGGTGAGCCTGCCCTCCGATGGGTCATCGCGCCCGTACACGTTGCGGCTCTCGACGCTGCTGGACCGCAGCGGCCGTCCCAGCGGCCGGCTCCTGCACCTGCAGGACATTGAGAAACACAAGCAGACCGAAGCCGCCCTGCACGAAACCGAGGAAAGCTTCTACGCCATCGTCGAGAGCATGCGCGCCGACGCGTACTTCGAATCGAATCGCGCGGGCATCATTGGCTACGCCAACCGCGCGTTCTGTGATGCGATTGGATATCCCAAGGCGGAAGTGGTCGGCGCGCACTTCGCGAAGTTCATTGCGCCGGAGTCAGCCGAGGCGCTGGCGCAGTATTTTCGTTCTGCCTACCACGGCAACGCGACGCAACAGCCGCACGAGTACCAATTTCGCCGCCGCGACGGCAGCCTCGGGGTCGGCGAGGTGACGATTTCGCTGGTGCAAGTGAAGGACGGACACCCGGTCGGGGCGCGCGGCATCGTGCGCGACGTTACGCAGCGCAAGCGCGCAGAGGAGGCGTTGCAGAGGGCCAAGGACGCGGCCGAGGAGGCGAGCCAGGCCAAGAGCACGTTTCTCACCAACGTCAGTCACGAGCTGCGCACGCCGCTGACGTCGGTGCTGGGTTTCGCCAAGGTCATTCAGAAGCGATTCGCCGAGCAGATCACCCCGAACGTGAACGTGCAGGACCCCAAGACTGAGCGCGCCGTGCGCCAGGTGACGGAGAACCTCGCTGTCGTTGTGACCGAGGGCGAACGGCTGACGAGACTGATCAACGACGTGCTCGACCTGTCGAAGATCGAATCGGGTCAGGTCGAGTGGCAGCGGCAGTCGGTGGTGGTGGCTGAGCTGATCGAGCGCGCCCGCGCCGCGATCGTTCCGGCGAGCGAGCAAAAGGGTGTGCGGCTGACGATCGACATCGAGCCGGCGCTACCGAGCCTCGTGGGCGACCCGGAACGGCTGACGCAAGCGCTGGTCAACTTGCTGTCCAACGCCGTGAAGTTCACCGCGCCGGGCGGCTCGATCACCTGTACGGCGCGGCGCGCGAGCGACGAGATCGTGTTGAGCGTCAGCGACACCGGCATCGGCATCGCGCCAGCGGATTGCGCCAAGGTGTTCGAACACTTCGTGCAAGTCGGCGACACGCTCACCGACAAACCGACGGGGACGGGTTTGGGGTTGCCGATCTGCAAGCAGATCATCGAGCACCATGGCGGGCGGATCTGGGTGGAGAGCGCGATCGGGAAGGGCAGCACGTTTGCGTTCACGCTGCCGATCAATGGCGCAGCGAAGGGTGGAGGTCGATGA
- a CDS encoding NADH-quinone oxidoreductase subunit B: MSLINSMPEMVITTKADQFLNWTRKSSVWWMLFGLACCAIEMMQTQGPRADVDRFGTAPRSSPRQSDLMIVAGTLTLKMSLRTKLLYEQMPEPRYVISMGSCANCGGLFQLAYSVCDGVDKVIPVDVYIPGCPPRPEALTEGILKLQEKMMHEKWLVRRAAGSVAA, from the coding sequence ATGTCGTTGATCAATTCGATGCCCGAGATGGTGATCACCACCAAGGCGGATCAATTTCTCAATTGGACGCGCAAGTCGTCGGTGTGGTGGATGCTCTTCGGACTCGCCTGCTGCGCGATTGAGATGATGCAGACGCAAGGGCCGCGCGCCGATGTCGACCGTTTTGGGACCGCGCCGCGATCGTCGCCGCGCCAATCGGATCTGATGATCGTGGCAGGCACGTTGACGCTCAAGATGTCGCTGCGTACCAAGTTGCTCTACGAGCAGATGCCGGAGCCGCGCTACGTGATCTCGATGGGGAGCTGCGCCAATTGCGGCGGCTTGTTCCAGCTTGCGTACTCGGTGTGCGACGGCGTCGACAAGGTCATTCCCGTCGATGTGTACATCCCCGGCTGTCCGCCGCGGCCGGAGGCGCTCACCGAAGGCATCCTCAAGTTGCAAGAGAAGATGATGCACGAGAAGTGGCTCGTCCGCCGCGCCGCCGGGTCGGTGGCGGCCTGA